In a single window of the Candidatus Acidiferrales bacterium genome:
- a CDS encoding Rrf2 family transcriptional regulator: protein MKISQKGLYALQALMLLARKYAEGAIKIREIAAAENLPEKFLELILLQLKNARLVESVRGAKGGYRLRRPPSRIFLGEIIRTIDGPLAPFGDAESLRRLVERDKKHSSLYRVFLDVRNAAARIMDHTSLADICHDRS from the coding sequence GTGAAGATCTCCCAGAAAGGCCTGTACGCGCTGCAAGCTCTCATGTTGCTTGCCCGGAAATATGCGGAGGGTGCGATCAAGATTCGAGAGATTGCGGCGGCGGAAAATCTTCCCGAAAAATTTTTGGAGCTCATCTTGCTTCAGCTCAAGAACGCCCGCTTGGTAGAGAGCGTGCGCGGAGCGAAAGGAGGCTACCGACTGCGGCGTCCTCCCTCGAGGATCTTCCTGGGCGAAATCATTCGCACCATTGACGGTCCGCTCGCTCCCTTTGGAGACGCCGAATCTCTCCGAAGGCTGGTCGAGCGAGACAAGAAACATAGTTCGCTTTATCGTGTTTTCCTTGATGTCCGGAACGCCGCTGCCCGCATTATGGATCACACGTCCCTTGCCGACATTTGCCATGACCGTAGCTAG
- the wecB gene encoding UDP-N-acetylglucosamine 2-epimerase (non-hydrolyzing) yields the protein MTKPKPIRVLVVAGARPNFVKIAPLMDRLSSLTSGEAETLLLHTGQHYDEALSQLFFDQLGIPRPQINLEVGSGPHGKQTAEIMARFEPVVLDWKPDVVVVVGDVNSTLACALVAVKLCVPVAHVEAGLRSFDRTMPEEINRLLTDAISDFLFASEPSGVENLRREGVAEEKIHLVGNVMIDSLQKFLRVARQTSVFRDLGLLPYGQPSATEGKPRPYAVLTMHRPSNVDEKEKLASLLEVLGEVGQQIPILFPAHPRTQERLERFGLQSKVRTRWTEADCGVLVTGPIGYLEFLHLMSEATFVLTDSGGIQEETTVLGVPCLTLRENTERPITIEEGTNTVVGTDPVRILTAARAILAGKGKKGRTPTLWDGRAAERIVAILMDRLMSAA from the coding sequence GTGACCAAGCCTAAACCAATTCGCGTTTTGGTCGTTGCCGGTGCCCGGCCTAACTTCGTAAAGATCGCCCCTCTGATGGATCGCCTTTCCTCGCTTACGTCGGGCGAGGCAGAGACTTTGCTCCTGCACACCGGCCAGCACTACGACGAGGCCCTCTCGCAACTGTTCTTCGATCAACTTGGCATTCCCCGGCCTCAGATCAATCTCGAAGTGGGTTCAGGCCCGCACGGGAAACAGACTGCCGAAATCATGGCCCGCTTTGAACCGGTTGTGTTGGACTGGAAGCCGGATGTCGTTGTGGTCGTGGGCGACGTCAACTCCACCCTGGCATGTGCGCTGGTGGCGGTGAAGCTGTGCGTCCCGGTTGCCCACGTGGAAGCGGGCTTGCGCAGCTTCGATCGGACGATGCCCGAGGAGATCAATCGCCTCTTGACCGATGCCATCTCCGATTTTCTCTTTGCCAGCGAGCCCTCGGGTGTAGAAAACCTTCGTCGCGAAGGTGTGGCGGAGGAAAAAATCCATCTGGTGGGCAACGTGATGATTGACTCCTTGCAAAAGTTCTTGCGCGTCGCGCGCCAGACCTCTGTGTTTCGTGATCTTGGGCTGCTACCGTATGGGCAGCCGTCTGCCACGGAAGGGAAACCGCGTCCGTATGCAGTGCTTACGATGCACCGGCCTTCCAACGTGGATGAGAAAGAGAAACTGGCCTCCTTGCTCGAGGTCCTGGGCGAGGTAGGTCAACAGATTCCCATCCTCTTTCCCGCGCATCCGCGTACCCAGGAGCGGCTTGAGCGATTTGGGCTCCAGAGCAAGGTCCGAACACGCTGGACAGAGGCCGACTGCGGCGTCCTAGTGACTGGGCCGATCGGCTACCTCGAATTCCTCCACCTGATGAGCGAGGCAACGTTCGTTCTCACCGATTCGGGCGGGATTCAGGAAGAGACGACCGTGCTTGGCGTGCCCTGTCTCACCTTGCGCGAGAACACCGAACGGCCGATTACCATCGAGGAAGGAACCAACACGGTGGTCGGCACCGACCCAGTGCGCATTCTCACTGCGGCGCGCGCCATTCTCGCTGGGAAAGGGAAGAAAGGCCGGACACCCACACTCTGGGATGGACGTGCCGCAGAACGCATCGTTGCCATCTTGATGGACCGCTTGATGAGCGCTGCCTGA
- a CDS encoding ABC transporter substrate-binding protein codes for MSKQGMAMMVLLVLLSAAHLPAQDKRVVIRAGHFPNITHSQALIGKANAWFERALATEARIEWKTFNAGPSAIEALFAGAIDLTYIGPNPAITGYVRSQGEALRVVAGATSGGAALVVRADVGIQKPEDFHGKKIASPQLGNTQDVALRAWLHGNKLRLREKGGDVQVIPIANPDQLTLFLKREIDAAWAPEPWASRLIREANGRLFLDERELWPNGQFVTAHLIVSTKFLKQHRPLVKKWLQGHVELTEWINKNLPEAKRILNEQIKKETGKALPQAVLDDSFSRLHVTYDPVRSSLFTSARWAYELGFLGRERPDLSGLYDLSVLNEVLREKGAKLVP; via the coding sequence GTGAGCAAACAAGGAATGGCGATGATGGTTTTGCTCGTACTGCTGTCGGCAGCTCATCTTCCGGCACAAGACAAGCGGGTGGTGATCCGCGCCGGCCATTTTCCCAACATTACGCACTCCCAGGCGCTTATCGGCAAAGCGAACGCCTGGTTCGAAAGGGCCTTGGCAACGGAGGCACGCATCGAATGGAAAACATTCAACGCCGGGCCCTCTGCCATTGAAGCCCTGTTTGCTGGGGCGATCGACCTGACCTACATCGGCCCGAACCCTGCCATCACAGGGTATGTGCGCTCGCAGGGCGAAGCCCTGCGAGTGGTCGCCGGAGCCACTAGCGGCGGCGCGGCCTTGGTCGTGCGCGCCGACGTAGGGATTCAAAAGCCAGAAGATTTTCACGGCAAGAAGATCGCTTCGCCCCAACTTGGCAACACGCAGGACGTGGCCCTGCGCGCCTGGTTGCACGGTAACAAGCTCAGGCTGCGCGAGAAAGGTGGGGATGTGCAGGTGATCCCGATTGCCAATCCCGACCAGCTCACGCTTTTTCTCAAGAGAGAAATTGACGCTGCCTGGGCGCCGGAACCCTGGGCTTCACGCCTCATCAGGGAGGCCAACGGCCGCCTGTTTCTTGACGAGCGCGAACTATGGCCGAATGGTCAGTTCGTAACCGCGCACCTGATTGTGAGCACGAAATTCCTGAAGCAGCACCGGCCCCTGGTCAAGAAGTGGCTCCAGGGTCACGTCGAACTGACCGAGTGGATCAACAAGAATTTGCCAGAGGCAAAACGGATCTTGAATGAGCAGATCAAGAAAGAGACTGGCAAGGCGTTGCCCCAGGCGGTGTTGGACGATTCCTTCTCCCGTCTGCATGTGACCTACGATCCGGTCCGGTCTTCACTCTTCACCTCGGCGCGCTGGGCGTATGAGTTGGGATTCCTGGGACGCGAGCGGCCCGATCTTTCGGGCCTCTATGATCTTTCGGTCCTGAACGAGGTACTGAGGGAGAAAGGAGCCAAGCTGGTGCCATGA